The nucleotide sequence TCGCCCATCAAATTATCTAGACAAGAACAAACCAAAGAGGACATTGTTCAAATAAGtgatcaattaaatatacTGGTAaacaattttaataataagtCGAAAGGATTTATCCAGAATGATAAAACCCCGATATTATCACAAATAAACTTCTTCATACAGGATGCTGATCTCCTCTCTCAAAAGAATTATAAGAAACTTGATCTTTTGAAGGGTCAATTTTACtcacaatttgaaaagCTAGCTTCCTAACATGTACAGacttaatttcattttgttttttttgTATTTGAACATTGATATAAATGCATATGACTGAGGACGGTTCATccacatatatatatatatatgtagTTAATACTACGATTCAACCAATCCTCGAATTAAAGTTGCTAAAAGGAGGAATCATATGGACctccatttttcaatttcatagTTTTCGGTTTCGAATTGTCACtaaaatttgattaatGAATAAGAATGTCTAGTTCAAATACAATAACATTTTATAGCTTCCTTTTGTACGTTTGAGAATTGTaatcaaaatttgaagaacaatattttattatttacttttgaaacatatactttattattttttacattttctaaattgaTAAGCTACTAGATTTATAAtcaataatataaatattttattttctctaCTTTAAATGcttaaaataaaaatgcaCACCCAGAACAGCAtcaaaatgatgatttttttcaaagactGGCTAAACTCTTGCTTTAGCCGCAAAATAAATTAACATATTTATAATGTTAGCAACTGCGGACaaaaaatttaatcaattcTCCTctctgaaaaaaaaaatataacgaCATCTCGAACTTGGTGACAAAAGATTACAGTTAATCCATCACCCTGAGCCATAGCATTAATTAATATGGTCACCAAGGTAAACAGAGATTTGTTTTACAAATTGGCCTCTGACCTGCAAGAAGAAAGATTCCAAGCTGCGATATCTTTAGTGAAAGAACTtacaaatttattattgcCGGACGAAACAGAGGAATGGACCTACGTCGTTAACAGATTGATCAAAGGGCTTGCATCAGATCGTTCTAGTGCTAGATTAGGGTTTTCACTATGTTTAACTGAGGTTATCAACTTAGCGTTGTCTATGAAGGAAAATGCACCAGAAGGACTACAAACTATTGATGATTTCCTCCAGTTATTATCCAAGACATTATCATTGGATACAAATGCAAATGAAAAGGGtgcattgaagaagaaaaaaggAAGAGATGAAAGAGGGTTATTGTTTGGTAAAATGTTTGGTTTACAAGCTGTGACAAATGAGCCTGTTTTCAGTTCTGTATTTTTAACTAAGAAGGACGGCAAAACCGAAATTACCCCATTTGCATTCAAATTCATGAATGAAGTGGTAGACTTGGccttaaagaaaaattggataaaGGAATCTTGTCTGTTCAcattatttcaaacaatCCAGAAATTATTACCATATGCAAATAAGGATACTTATTTATCAATCCTTTCCCTTCTGGATTCACACAACTTGAGCTTGACTAGTGAAGGATTAGCAGTTTATCTGACTATCTTGTATGGCGATACCAACGACAATAAACTTGATACAAGCTCGATTGAATTTAAGAATCCAGGTtggaaaaataatgatcCATTATCGAGAGGTAATCTACCTCTTTTAACGGAGGTATTACGTGATTCTTCAGTCACACAACCAAGTGAAGGATAtgaaaattccaaaaaaCAGAACGCATCTAATTGGAACCCAAGATTGCACTTTGTGTGGGATATACTGCTACCAATATTGATTTCGGGAAAGCACACAACCGCATCAAATACTCAACATATTTcgaagaagaggaaaaagaATAACAATGAGCTACCTAAGCATATTGAGTTTCCTGAATTTTGGCAGATGGTCGTCGATGAgtcttttttcaatgaaaaggCTTCCAGTGAAAGAAAGTACCTCGgttttttgatttttattaaaacaataaaagTTGTTAGCCAGactcaattgaataattgtTTTAGTCATAATTTCATGAGGTCAttaatcaatcaatcaacAGACTCCAAACGTCTATTGCACAAAATGTCTCAAAATGCTTTAAATACCATTATTGAAGTCTGTCAGGAGgattcttccaataaattaGTTAAATGTGTAAACGCAATGGTATTTGGTCCTTCAGgatcaattaattttgaCAAGCTAACTAAATCGAAAACGATCAGTAAACTAATCAGCATCCACCCCCTTGATGTCAAAACGTTGGCTGATTTATTCGACCTCTTCACATCAAACATTTCCGAGAAATCAGAAAATAAGCAAAAAAATCGTTACGTTTTGGATACTCTTCTTCACATCGTCCGTACTCACAAAACTGGTTTAGAATATGATGCCATAGTAACTCCATTATTAGATCCATTAATTCAATGGGCCTTCTTCGCAAAGGAAAATGAGCCTTTAAATGAATTGGcaaaagaaagattttCCTCTATTTTAGCCGAGCTAACCTCAGTTATTCCAAAAGAACCACACCATTCCTGGCAATATTATGCATTAGATATAATTCTTAAGAAGGAAAGGACTGGGAAGTTTGAACTTGTTaataaattggatgaaaatTTAGGTAAGATAAAGAATGATGCATGCGATGTAATTGTTAAAATTATCAAGTCACCACAATCTCCACAATTGAATGGGTTGGAAT is from Naumovozyma castellii chromosome 6, complete genome and encodes:
- the POL5 gene encoding DNA-directed DNA polymerase (ancestral locus Anc_6.7) — its product is MVTKVNRDLFYKLASDLQEERFQAAISLVKELTNLLLPDETEEWTYVVNRLIKGLASDRSSARLGFSLCLTEVINLALSMKENAPEGLQTIDDFLQLLSKTLSLDTNANEKGALKKKKGRDERGLLFGKMFGLQAVTNEPVFSSVFLTKKDGKTEITPFAFKFMNEVVDLALKKNWIKESCLFTLFQTIQKLLPYANKDTYLSILSLLDSHNLSLTSEGLAVYLTILYGDTNDNKLDTSSIEFKNPGWKNNDPLSRGNLPLLTEVLRDSSVTQPSEGYENSKKQNASNWNPRLHFVWDILLPILISGKHTTASNTQHISKKRKKNNNELPKHIEFPEFWQMVVDESFFNEKASSERKYLGFLIFIKTIKVVSQTQLNNCFSHNFMRSLINQSTDSKRLLHKMSQNALNTIIEVCQEDSSNKLVKCVNAMVFGPSGSINFDKLTKSKTISKLISIHPLDVKTLADLFDLFTSNISEKSENKQKNRYVLDTLLHIVRTHKTGLEYDAIVTPLLDPLIQWAFFAKENEPLNELAKERFSSILAELTSVIPKEPHHSWQYYALDIILKKERTGKFELVNKLDENLGKIKNDACDVIVKIIKSPQSPQLNGLESLLSMCLLQLFSGETESLSTIEELIEFYKEHKGDTESTSLVGITEILLSLLAQKKAVLRKLSLMVWEQFITNVGKEELNILLDVLKARENKQGFAHLFEGADEYEEIEDEQEGESNQSEEKDVSGEESEESEESEIDDEDDSLDTAEVNNIDKEATSALAKALNLPENIVNDKGEVDVAKLEALSDSDMDDDDDDSDEESMDDEKMMLLDDQLSEIFKRRKEALSTTSTGNQRKIEAKESRENVIAFKSRVVDLLTVYVKYVEKLQTADHSQKFVNLISFVEPMVTCVQKTLDKSLADKVSKLLKTRIFKIKSSTFKNSANPVEVLEYLKKLHEKLLTEKPGQHPQLYYTLSSSASLFFSKIYVASSTDETNAYNKLIDQYSNTTKSWMSKSKFGPNFFADFFNWLASRK